Proteins from one Portunus trituberculatus isolate SZX2019 chromosome 38, ASM1759143v1, whole genome shotgun sequence genomic window:
- the LOC123514892 gene encoding LOW QUALITY PROTEIN: probable cyclin-dependent serine/threonine-protein kinase DDB_G0292550 (The sequence of the model RefSeq protein was modified relative to this genomic sequence to represent the inferred CDS: deleted 2 bases in 1 codon) yields the protein NNNNNNNNNNNNNNNNNNNNNNNNNNNNNNNNNNNNNNNNNNNNNNNNNNNNNNNNNNNNNNNNNNNNNNNNNNNNNNNNNNNNNNNNNNNNNNNNNNNNNNNNNNNNNNNNNNNNNNNNNNNNNNNNNNNNNNNNNNNNNNNNNNNNNNNNNNNNNNNNNNNNNNNNNNNNNNNNNNNNNNNNNNNNNNNNNNNNNNNNNNNNNNNNNNNNNNNNNNNNNNNNNNNNNNNNNNNNNNNNNNNNNNNNNNNNNNNNNNNNNNNNNNNNNNNNNNNNNNNNNSSDNNNSNNDNNNDSDNNNNNNNNNNNNNNNNNNNSNNNNSDNDNNNNNNNNNNNNNNNNNNNNNNSNNNNNSDNNNNNNNNNNNNNNNNNKSNNNNSDNSNNDNNNNDNNNNNNDNNNNNINNNNNNNNNNNNNNNNNNNNNNNINNNNNNNNNNNNNNNNIKMNDNDDDDDCDNNNNDNNNNDNNNNNNNNNNNNNNNNNNNNNNNNKNKNNNNNNNNNNNNNNNNNNNNNNNNNNNNNNNNNNKDNNNNNNNNNNNNYYYYYYYYYYNNNNNNNNNNNNNNNNNINNNNNNNNNNNNNNNNNNNNNNNNNNNNNNNNNNNNN from the exons aataataataataataataataataataataataataataataataataataataataataataataataataataataataataataataataataataataataataataataataataataataataataataataataataataataataataataataataataataataataataataataataataataataataataataataataataataataataataataataataataataataataataataataataataataataataataataataataataataataataataataataataataataataataataataataataataataataataataataataataataataataataataataataataataataataataataataataataataataataataataataataataataataataataataataataataataataataataataataataataataataataataataataataataataataataataataataataataataataataataataataataataataataataataataataataataataataataataataataataataataataataataataataataataataataataataataataataataataataataataataataataataataataataataataataataataataataataataataataataataataataataataataataataataataataataataataataataataataataataataataataataataataataataataataataataataataataataataataataataataataat agtagtgataataataatagtaataatgataataataatgatagtgataataataataataataataataataataataataataataataataataataacaatagtaataataataatagtgataatgataataataataataataataataataataataataataataataataataataataataataataatagtaataataataataatagtgataataataataataataataataataataataataataataataataataataaaagtaataataataatagtgataatagtaataatgataataataataatgataataataataataataatgataataataataataatattaa taataataataataataataataataataataataataataataataataataataataataataatataaataataataataataataataataataataataataataataataatatt aaaatgaatgataatgatgatgatgatgattgtgataataataataatgataataataataatgataataataataataataataataataataataataataataataataataataataataataataataataataaaaataaaaataataacaacaataataataataataataataataataataataataataataataataataataataataataataataataataataataataataataaagacaataataataataataataataataataataataattattattattattattattattattattataacaataataataataataataataataataataataataataataataatatc aacaataacaataataataataataataataataataataataataataataataataataataataataataataataataataataataataacaataataataataat